A single genomic interval of Rhododendron vialii isolate Sample 1 chromosome 3a, ASM3025357v1 harbors:
- the LOC131318751 gene encoding rhomboid-like protein 19, giving the protein MSSPAISGGTSLFTGFTRLCKGLAVVLVGGHIILQILPSSVDYLALIPARTIPFAWNLITAGYVEQSVHQVIISAIGLLFIGKLLEPIWGSREFLKFIFVVNFLTSLCVFVTAISLYYITMQENYLYMPISGFHGVLSGFLVGIKQIIPDQELSLLKIKAKWLPSLSVLLSIVVSFFTEEPAKYLPTLIFGTYMSWIYLRYLQKNPETKHRGDPSDEFAFSTFFPEFLRPVIDPIASIFHRMLCGRTATSDEARGYTLGGAPLPGSHPVEASRRRERGARALEERLAADLLATGGKEEELKKDAVENV; this is encoded by the exons ATGAGTTCTCCGGCGATTTCAGGA GGAACAAGCTTATTCACTGGATTTACTAGGCTGTGCAAAGGCCTAGCTGTAGTACTTGTTGGTGGACACATTATCCTTCAGATCCTCCCCTCTTCTGTCGATTATCTTGCCCTCATTCCAGCCAG GACAATTCCCTTTGCTTGGAACCTGATTACTGCGGGTTACGTTGAACAATCGGTGCATCAG GTGATCATCAGCGCAATTGGTCTCCTTTTTATTGGGAAGCTGCTCGAACCCATTTGGGGTTCTAGGGAGTTCTTGAAGTTCATCTTTGTTGTTAACTTCTTGACGTCTCTCTGTGTTTTTGTTACGGCTATTTCCTTGTACTACATAACAATGCAGGAAAACTACCT TTACATGCCTATTTCCGGCTTCCATGGGGTCCTATCTGGATTTTTAGTCGGCATTAAGCAAATCATACCTGATCAAGAGCTGTCTTTGTTGAAAATAAAAGCGAAG TGGCTGCCTTCTCTATCAGTCTTGTTGTCCATTGTTGTAAGCTTCTTTACAGAAGAGCCAGCAAAATACCTTCCAACGTTGATATTTGGTACATATATGAGCTGGATTTATCTTAGATATCTGcagaagaatccagaaacaaaaCATAGGGGTGATCCAAGCGATGAATTTGCATTTTCCACATTCTTCCCTGAATTCCTAAG ACCAGTAATCGATCCTATTGCTTCAATATTTCATCGGATGCTATGTGGAAGAACTGCAACTTCGGATGAGGCAAGGGGTTATACCTTGGGTGGTGCCCCATTGCCAGGTTCTCACCCCGTCGAGGCTTCTAGGAGGAG GGAAAGGGGTGCTCGGGCACTGGAAGAAAGATTAGCTGCTGACTTGTTGGCTACTGGAGGGAAggaagaagaattgaaaaaagatGCTGTAGAGAATGTATGA